The sequence CGCTATCGGCCGAAGAATGTTCCCGTCCTCGTGCAAACGCTCGACTTGCTGGCCGAAACCGATTTGGCGACCTCGACGCGCGACTCTCTGCAAGATGCAGCCGGTGCTCTCGCCGAGGCAGCCGAATTGTGCGATGCATTGCCCCCAGCCGATTCGCTCCGCGGGTGGGTCCGATTGAATCTCGGCCGGCTGAAGGCGGCGCAGGGCAGTTATCAGCAAGCGCTCGACGATTTGGGACAAATCGTGGCCGATCGTCCGGGGCGCTCGGTGTCGCCCCGGCTGCGCAGCCTTGCACTCCTGCAATTGGGCCTGCTCTACAAGGAGCAACTGGAATTCGATGAAGCACTCAAATTCTGCCGTCAAGCGATGGAAGCGCGGCAGGCGGACTTGCCCGCCGATCATCCCGAACGGCTTGCGTATTTGCTGGCCTTGGGCGAACTGTATGCCGCTCGCAACGACGCCGCACGGCACGACGATCAATCCCTGCAAGACGTGATTCAGCAGGCGGACACGATCAGCCGGCAATTGCCGGAAGACCATCCGAGCCGCGCCGCGGTGTTGCATTTGCAAGCAATGGTGCATTACCTCAGCGATCAGCGACATGCCGATGCCGACCAACGGCAAGCGGCCCGGACCGTATGGCAACAATTGGCGACGATATGCCGGCGCACGGGCCAGCAGTCCGTCGAAGCGCGAACGTTGCACTACTTGGCGCGCCTCGATTATTTGGATTGGACTGCGGAACTGAAGATCTGGAGCAATCGCTTGCGGTCGGCAGCATCAAGCGGCGACGACGCGGCAATCAAAGCCTTGAAGCAGCGGATCGGCGAACACAATACTCGCCAGACGCAACTCGATCATTCGCGGCAGGAATATCGTCTGGCCGTCGAGGCCTACCATCAACTGGCCGACGAACGCTACGAGGTCCGGCAACAGGCATTTCAGTCTTTGCAAAACAAGTTGACCGCCATCCAGCACGAGGAATCGAGCCTCAATGAGTTGGCCGCGGCGCTCGGCCAAGAGCGAGAGAAGCTGCTTAAGGCCCGTGACGAGGCGTTCTCGCGTCGCGGCGCGGTTGGCGGCGACAACCGTTCCCAATGGAAGGAATTGCTCGCGCACGGCGAGCAACTGGAGGAGCAAGCGATCGTCGAATTGCGAGCGACCGGGCTTTATCCCAGCCTGCAGCATGCGGCTCTCTGCAATGAAGCGGAGATCTTGCAAGCCAGTCGCAGTTGGACGATGCCAGGCAGCGCGGGTTGCTCGAACGCGCGCTCTCCGCCTTGCAACAGGCCAATGAGGTGATCGAGAATCCGCGGGCCGCCACGTTCAGCGGCGATTTCATGCGCGCGGAATTCTTTTCGCAATATCAATCCGCTTTCGATCTACAGGTTCAATTCCGCGTTCAGGCAGGTCAATTTGCCGAGGCGCTGGTCGCCGCCGAGCAAGGCCGCAGCCGCACGCTGCTCGATCAATTGTGGCCCAATGCGGCCCACCATTCCTTCTCGGCCGAACGAACCGCTCGGATCGTGGAACAATGGCGCACGTCGGATCAGCCGCTGCTGTATTACTATGTCGGCAGCGCGGCTAGCTATCTCTTCGTGCTCGGCGGCTCGCGGCACGAAATTCAGTCGTTCCCCTTGAAAGCCGGAGCGGAGACGGGCGTTTCCGCGCCGGGGAGCAACGCGTCGTCGGCTGCTATCGCGGAAGTCGTCGAGCGGCTTCGTAATACCTTTCGCAATGAGCGAAGCGCCCGCGAGATTCTGTCAAACGCAGCCGTCGGGTTGAACGTGGCCAATGCTTCGGCAGTTCTGATGCCGCCGCCGGTCGTCGAATATTTGCGGCAGGAACTTGCCCGAGGAGCGAGTTGCGTCACGGTGATTCCGCACCAGTCCGTATCACAGTTGCCGCTGGAATCGCTGCTCGTCGGCGACGCAAGGAGCCGCTGCTATCTTGTCGAATGTTGCCCACCCATCGTGTACGCTCCATCGCTGAGCGTGTTGGCGGACCTCGAGCGGCGTCAGTCCGCTTCGGCCATGGCTCCGAGCTTGCTAACCATTGGCGATCCAATCCTTGCCGCATCCAAATCCGATGCGGGCCACGGCGGATCGGAC comes from Pirellulales bacterium and encodes:
- a CDS encoding CHAT domain-containing protein, with translation MQQANEVIENPRAATFSGDFMRAEFFSQYQSAFDLQVQFRVQAGQFAEALVAAEQGRSRTLLDQLWPNAAHHSFSAERTARIVEQWRTSDQPLLYYYVGSAASYLFVLGGSRHEIQSFPLKAGAETGVSAPGSNASSAAIAEVVERLRNTFRNERSAREILSNAAVGLNVANASAVLMPPPVVEYLRQELARGASCVTVIPHQSVSQLPLESLLVGDARSRCYLVECCPPIVYAPSLSVLADLERRQSASAMAPSLLTIGDPILAASKSDAGHGGSDPNSGLIELPETENECHDIARAFAGRFGDRSVVVLTQAAASEARFRAALENGRFMFLHLATHGIVGVDRGQPFGRMVLTAPASLPVSKNDDGFLDLEEIRNLDLAGCELTALSACNTNLGTAIGLHDIRGNGDGASLLSRGAASRRLANTDTCFSLASAFLAAGSRRVLATQWEVADRSTKILIVSFFDKVSREIAAGRSPNYAQLLAEARHDLRVFHPEFDTPFHWAPFVLIGPAQSAAPAQNRAGEPIAK